The following are encoded in a window of uncultured Pseudomonas sp. genomic DNA:
- the fliL gene encoding flagellar basal body-associated protein FliL — protein sequence MAKNEAAQTPADGEAKPAGKMKLIIIIALAVLLAVGLSVGGTWFFLSKKDAGAEEAKAGANAEPAVPVKLAAIYEELSPAFVVNFNYQGRARYMQVSVALMTRDQAALDALKVHMPVLRNRLVMLFSGQDFASLITPVGKEMLRQQATASVQELAEKETGKVTVEQVLFTNLVLQ from the coding sequence ATGGCTAAGAATGAAGCAGCGCAAACGCCAGCAGATGGTGAGGCGAAACCAGCCGGTAAAATGAAGCTGATCATCATCATCGCGCTCGCCGTGCTGCTGGCTGTTGGCCTTTCAGTGGGCGGCACGTGGTTCTTCTTGAGCAAGAAGGACGCAGGCGCTGAAGAAGCCAAAGCCGGCGCCAATGCCGAGCCTGCGGTACCCGTCAAGCTGGCGGCGATCTATGAAGAGCTGTCGCCGGCATTCGTGGTGAATTTCAACTATCAGGGGCGCGCCCGCTATATGCAGGTCAGTGTGGCCCTGATGACCCGCGATCAGGCGGCGCTGGATGCCCTGAAAGTGCATATGCCGGTGTTGCGTAACCGTTTGGTGATGCTGTTTTCCGGCCAGGATTTTGCCTCCTTGATCACCCCGGTGGGCAAGGAAATGCTGCGCCAGCAGGCGACCGCTAGCGTGCAGGAACTGGCTGAGAAAGAGACCGGCAAGGTCACGGTCGAGCAAGTGTTGTTCACCAACCTCGTATTGCAGTAA
- the fliO gene encoding flagellar biosynthetic protein FliO, translating to MYRTLLLGLALPLTAMAAEPAAQTATPLASAGMGGQLVQLLLGLLLVIGLIFLLAWLMRRVQQIVPRGGQVIKIVATQSLGPRDRLVLVQVGDEQVLLGLTPGNITSLHVMQEPVHLPDAEPASTEFAQRLMELLGKDQKDKL from the coding sequence ATGTATAGAACCCTTCTGCTGGGCCTGGCTTTGCCCTTGACGGCAATGGCTGCTGAACCCGCCGCACAAACGGCTACACCGCTTGCCAGTGCCGGGATGGGTGGACAGTTGGTGCAGCTATTGCTGGGCTTGCTGCTGGTGATTGGGTTGATCTTTCTGCTGGCCTGGCTGATGCGCCGGGTGCAGCAGATTGTGCCGCGTGGTGGCCAGGTGATTAAAATCGTGGCCACCCAGTCCCTGGGGCCGCGTGATCGCTTGGTGCTGGTGCAGGTGGGTGATGAGCAGGTGTTGCTGGGGCTGACACCAGGCAACATCACCTCGCTTCATGTTATGCAGGAACCGGTGCATTTGCCGGATGCCGAGCCAGCTTCGACCGAGTTCGCCCAGCGTCTGATGGAGCTGTTGGGCAAGGACCAGAAGGACAAGTTGTGA
- a CDS encoding Hpt domain-containing protein produces MSDIHLDSTVLLALQDVMEDEYPVLLDTFLIDSEERLLVLRQAEQVADAQGLRLAAHSFKGSCSNMGALMLVGLCKQLEEAGRREQLEPAAELVEQIEREFAIVRILLKSERQRYRR; encoded by the coding sequence TTGTCCGATATTCACCTTGATAGCACAGTGTTGTTGGCCTTGCAGGACGTCATGGAAGATGAATATCCGGTGCTACTGGATACTTTTCTGATCGACTCTGAAGAGCGCCTGCTGGTGCTGCGGCAGGCTGAGCAGGTGGCGGATGCGCAGGGTTTGCGTCTGGCGGCGCACAGCTTTAAGGGCAGTTGCAGCAATATGGGCGCACTGATGCTGGTTGGGTTGTGCAAACAACTGGAGGAGGCCGGGCGGCGCGAGCAGTTGGAGCCAGCCGCTGAGTTGGTTGAGCAGATTGAACGTGAATTTGCCATCGTGCGCATCCTGCTTAAGTCCGAGCGTCAACGTTATCGGCGCTAG
- the fliR gene encoding flagellar biosynthetic protein FliR, with protein MLELSNEQVGAWVGSFLLPLFRIAGLLMFMPIIGTQLVSTRVRLYLAVAICLAIMPTLPPMPVVDAISVQAVIWIAQEILIGVMLGFVLQLFFQIFAIAGQIVAMQMGLGFASMVDPANGISVPVIGQVFMILVTLLFLAMNAHLVVFEVLTESFFTLPVGGGFLVDSYWEIANKLSWVIGAALLLVLPAITALLVVNLAFGVMTRAAPQLNIFSIGFPLTLVLGLVIVWIGMSDILAQYQVFASEALRFLREMARSG; from the coding sequence ATGCTTGAGCTAAGCAACGAGCAGGTCGGTGCCTGGGTGGGCAGCTTTCTGCTGCCGCTGTTTCGCATTGCTGGGCTGTTGATGTTTATGCCAATCATCGGCACCCAGCTGGTGTCGACGCGGGTGCGTCTGTATTTAGCTGTGGCTATTTGCCTGGCCATCATGCCGACGCTGCCGCCGATGCCGGTGGTCGATGCCATCAGCGTGCAGGCGGTTATCTGGATCGCTCAAGAGATCCTGATTGGCGTGATGCTGGGCTTTGTCTTGCAGTTGTTTTTCCAGATTTTTGCCATCGCCGGGCAAATTGTGGCCATGCAAATGGGCCTGGGCTTCGCCTCTATGGTTGACCCAGCCAACGGCATTTCAGTGCCGGTCATCGGTCAGGTATTTATGATCCTGGTGACGCTGCTGTTCCTCGCCATGAACGCTCACCTGGTGGTGTTCGAAGTGCTCACCGAAAGCTTTTTTACCTTGCCGGTCGGCGGCGGGTTTTTGGTGGACAGCTACTGGGAAATTGCCAATAAATTGAGCTGGGTCATCGGGGCTGCCTTGTTGTTGGTACTGCCGGCGATTACGGCGCTGCTGGTGGTCAACTTAGCATTTGGGGTCATGACCCGCGCCGCGCCGCAACTCAACATCTTCTCCATCGGTTTTCCGCTGACCCTGGTGCTGGGGTTGGTGATCGTGTGGATTGGCATGAGCGATATTCTTGCCCAGTACCAAGTGTTCGCCAGCGAGGCTTTGCGGTTTCTCCGTGAAATGGCGAGGTCGGGTTAA
- the fliM gene encoding flagellar motor switch protein FliM, whose protein sequence is MAVQDLLSQDEIDALLHGVDDGLVETEDEAEPGSVKQYDLTSQDRIVRGRMPTLEMINERFARYTRISMFNLLRRSADVAVGGVQVMKFGEYVHSLYVPTSLNLVKMKPLRGTGLFILDAKLVFKLVDNFFGGDGRHAKIEGREFTPTELRVVRMVLDQAFIDLKEAWHAVMDINFEYVNSEVNPALANIVSPSEVIVVSTFHIELDGGGGDLHITMPYSMIEPIREMLDAGFQSDVDDQDERWIKALREDILGVSVPLSATVARRQLKLRDILHMQPGDVIPVELPDHMVLCANGVPSFKVKLGAHKGNLALQVIDPIERLR, encoded by the coding sequence ATGGCTGTGCAAGACCTGCTTTCCCAAGATGAAATCGATGCCCTGCTGCATGGTGTTGATGACGGCTTGGTTGAAACCGAGGACGAGGCCGAACCGGGAAGCGTCAAGCAATATGACCTGACCAGCCAGGACCGGATTGTCCGTGGGCGTATGCCGACGCTGGAGATGATCAACGAGCGCTTCGCCCGGTATACCCGCATTAGCATGTTTAACCTACTGCGCCGTTCCGCCGATGTGGCGGTGGGCGGCGTGCAGGTGATGAAGTTCGGTGAATACGTGCACTCGCTGTATGTGCCGACCAGCCTCAACCTGGTGAAGATGAAGCCGCTGCGCGGCACCGGCTTGTTTATTCTGGACGCCAAGCTGGTGTTCAAACTGGTGGACAACTTCTTTGGCGGCGACGGCCGTCACGCCAAGATTGAGGGGCGTGAGTTCACTCCGACCGAGCTGCGTGTGGTGCGCATGGTGCTGGATCAGGCGTTTATCGACCTGAAAGAAGCCTGGCACGCGGTGATGGATATCAACTTCGAGTACGTCAATTCGGAAGTCAATCCGGCGCTGGCCAACATCGTCAGCCCCAGTGAAGTGATTGTGGTGTCGACCTTTCATATCGAACTGGATGGCGGCGGCGGCGACCTGCATATCACCATGCCGTACTCAATGATTGAGCCGATTCGCGAGATGCTCGACGCTGGCTTCCAGTCCGATGTCGACGATCAGGATGAGCGTTGGATCAAGGCCCTGCGTGAAGACATCCTCGGCGTCAGTGTGCCGTTGAGTGCCACCGTGGCCCGGCGCCAGCTTAAATTACGCGACATTTTGCATATGCAGCCGGGGGATGTGATTCCCGTTGAGCTGCCAGACCATATGGTGCTCTGTGCCAATGGTGTGCCTTCGTTCAAGGTCAAGTTAGGTGCCCATAAAGGCAACCTGGCGTTGCAGGTGATCGACCCGATCGAGCGTCTGCGTTAA
- the flhA gene encoding flagellar biosynthesis protein FlhA, whose amino-acid sequence MDRSQMIGDVRSNLSGLKQGNLGIPLMLLVMLGMVMLPIPPFLLDVLFTFSIALSIVVLLVAIYALRPLDFAVFPTILLAATLLRLALNVASTRVVLLNGQDGHDAAGKVIQAFGEVVIGGNYVVGIVVFAILMIINFVVVTKGAGRISEVSARFTLDAMPGKQMAIDADLNAGLIDQETAKLRRSEVSQEADFYGSMDGASKFVRGDAIAGLLILFINLIGGIAIGIFQHDLSFVDAGRIYTLLTIGDGLVAQIPSLLLSTAAAIMVTRVSSSEDMGAQVNRQMFASPRALAVTGAVMIAMGLVPGMPHFSFISLGLVAAGAAYWIANKQRTTKENEVKEVQRQQELLPAQKAQEVKELGWDDVTPVDMVGLEVGYRLIPLVDRNQGGQLLARIKGVRKKLSQEMGFLMPSVHIRDNLDLQPSAYRLTLMGVSVAEAEVYPDRELAINPGQVFGPLNGIAGKDPAFGLEAVWIDPNQRDQAQSLGYTVVDASTVVATHLNQVLHKHAHELLGHEEVQQLMQLLAKSSPKLAEELVPGMISLSTLLKVLQSLLQEQVPVRDIRTIAEAIANVSVKSQDPAVMVSAVRVALARAIVQSIVGLEPELPVITLEPRLEQILLNSIQKAGQGSEDGILLEPGMAEKLQRSLVEAAQRQEMLGKPVILLVAGPVRAMLSRFARLAVPSIHVLAYQEIPDNKQVTIVATVGQN is encoded by the coding sequence ATAGATCGCTCACAAATGATCGGTGATGTGCGCAGCAACCTGTCGGGGTTAAAGCAGGGCAACCTGGGTATACCGCTGATGCTGCTGGTCATGCTCGGCATGGTCATGCTGCCGATCCCGCCCTTCCTGCTCGACGTGCTGTTTACCTTCAGTATTGCCCTGTCGATCGTGGTGTTGCTGGTGGCGATCTATGCCTTGCGCCCGCTGGATTTCGCCGTTTTCCCAACCATTTTGCTGGCGGCAACTCTGCTGCGACTGGCGCTCAACGTCGCTTCCACGCGGGTGGTGCTGCTTAACGGTCAGGATGGTCATGATGCCGCCGGTAAGGTGATTCAAGCCTTCGGTGAGGTGGTGATTGGCGGCAACTACGTGGTTGGTATCGTGGTGTTCGCCATCCTCATGATCATCAACTTCGTGGTGGTCACCAAGGGTGCGGGGCGCATCTCCGAAGTCAGCGCGCGCTTCACCCTGGACGCCATGCCCGGTAAGCAGATGGCCATCGACGCCGACCTCAATGCCGGCCTGATCGATCAGGAAACGGCCAAGCTGCGGCGCAGTGAGGTTTCCCAGGAGGCCGACTTCTACGGCTCCATGGACGGTGCCAGCAAGTTCGTGCGCGGCGATGCGATTGCCGGCCTGCTGATTCTGTTTATCAACCTGATCGGCGGTATCGCCATCGGGATCTTCCAGCATGACCTGAGTTTTGTTGACGCCGGGCGTATCTACACCTTGCTGACCATTGGTGATGGCCTGGTCGCACAGATCCCCTCGCTGCTGCTGTCCACGGCTGCGGCGATCATGGTGACCCGCGTTTCCAGCTCGGAAGACATGGGCGCGCAGGTCAACCGGCAGATGTTTGCCTCGCCGCGCGCGCTGGCGGTGACCGGTGCGGTGATGATCGCCATGGGCCTGGTGCCGGGCATGCCGCACTTCTCCTTTATCAGCTTGGGCCTGGTGGCCGCTGGCGCTGCGTACTGGATCGCCAACAAGCAGCGCACGACTAAAGAAAATGAAGTCAAGGAAGTGCAGCGCCAACAGGAGCTGCTGCCAGCGCAGAAGGCTCAAGAGGTCAAGGAACTGGGTTGGGACGATGTCACCCCGGTGGACATGGTTGGCCTGGAGGTGGGCTATCGCCTGATTCCCCTGGTTGACCGTAACCAGGGCGGGCAGTTGCTGGCGCGGATCAAGGGCGTACGCAAAAAGCTTTCCCAGGAAATGGGCTTTCTCATGCCCTCGGTGCATATCCGCGACAACCTCGATCTGCAGCCCTCGGCCTACCGCTTGACCCTGATGGGCGTCAGCGTGGCCGAGGCCGAGGTCTATCCGGATCGCGAGCTGGCGATTAACCCAGGCCAGGTATTTGGTCCACTCAACGGGATTGCGGGTAAGGACCCGGCATTTGGCCTGGAGGCCGTGTGGATCGACCCGAATCAGCGTGACCAGGCGCAATCGCTTGGTTACACCGTGGTTGATGCCAGTACCGTGGTCGCCACCCACCTTAATCAGGTCCTGCATAAGCATGCCCATGAGCTGCTTGGTCATGAAGAGGTGCAGCAATTGATGCAGCTGCTGGCCAAGAGCTCGCCCAAGCTGGCCGAGGAGTTGGTGCCGGGGATGATTTCCCTGTCGACCTTGCTCAAGGTGCTGCAAAGCTTGCTGCAGGAACAGGTGCCGGTGCGCGATATCCGCACCATTGCCGAGGCCATCGCCAATGTCTCGGTGAAGAGTCAAGATCCCGCCGTGATGGTGTCTGCAGTGCGCGTCGCGTTGGCCCGCGCCATTGTGCAAAGCATTGTGGGACTAGAGCCGGAGCTGCCTGTGATCACCCTTGAGCCAAGGTTGGAACAGATATTGCTAAATAGTATTCAGAAGGCTGGTCAAGGCTCCGAGGATGGGATTCTCCTGGAGCCGGGCATGGCCGAGAAGCTGCAGCGATCCCTAGTGGAGGCGGCGCAGCGTCAGGAGATGCTCGGCAAGCCAGTGATCCTGCTGGTGGCCGGTCCGGTCCGGGCGATGCTCTCGCGATTCGCGCGGCTGGCGGTTCCGAGTATCCATGTACTGGCATACCAGGAAATTCCGGATAACAAGCAGGTCACCATCGTTGCGACGGTGGGGCAGAACTAA
- the flhB gene encoding flagellar biosynthesis protein FlhB, protein MAESESGADKSEEPTEKRLRESREKGQIARSKELNTLAVTLGGFGGLLAFGGSMGNSMLEIMHGNFSLPREVIMDERSMGLWLAASGQIALEALFPLFILLLIASIVGPISLGGWLFSASAMAPKASRMNPLAGLKRMFSTQALVELLKALAKFVLILLVGVTVLSAWQDDLLAIVHEPIESAIMHSMTVVGWSALWMSCGLILIAAVDVPFQLWSSKQKLMMTKQEVRDEYKDSEGKPEVKQRIRQLQREMAERRMMQSVPDADVVITNPTHFAVALKYDPAKGNAPMLLAKGGDFTALKIREIANEHKVMVLESPALARAVFYSTELDQEIPAGLYLAIAQVLAYVYQLRQYQAGKGKRPGPLPDMPIPPDLRRDE, encoded by the coding sequence ATGGCCGAATCCGAGAGCGGTGCCGATAAAAGCGAGGAACCCACGGAGAAACGCTTACGCGAATCCCGTGAGAAGGGCCAAATCGCCCGCTCCAAAGAGCTTAATACTCTCGCCGTAACCCTTGGCGGCTTTGGCGGCCTGCTGGCGTTTGGCGGCAGCATGGGTAACTCCATGCTGGAAATTATGCATGGCAATTTCTCCCTGCCCCGCGAGGTCATCATGGATGAGCGCAGCATGGGGTTGTGGCTTGCCGCTTCCGGGCAAATTGCCCTTGAGGCACTGTTCCCGTTGTTTATCCTGCTGCTGATTGCCTCGATTGTCGGGCCGATCTCCCTGGGTGGCTGGCTGTTTTCTGCCAGTGCCATGGCCCCTAAAGCCAGCCGGATGAATCCGTTGGCGGGGCTTAAGCGCATGTTTTCCACCCAGGCGCTGGTTGAGTTGCTCAAGGCCCTGGCCAAGTTCGTGCTGATTCTGCTGGTAGGAGTTACGGTGTTGTCGGCTTGGCAGGATGACCTGCTGGCGATTGTCCATGAACCGATCGAGTCGGCGATTATGCACTCGATGACAGTGGTGGGCTGGAGCGCGCTGTGGATGTCCTGCGGGTTGATTCTGATTGCGGCTGTAGACGTGCCGTTCCAGCTCTGGAGCAGCAAGCAGAAGCTGATGATGACCAAGCAGGAAGTGCGCGACGAGTACAAGGACAGCGAGGGTAAGCCGGAGGTCAAGCAGCGTATTCGTCAGTTGCAACGGGAAATGGCCGAGCGGCGCATGATGCAGTCGGTGCCAGACGCCGACGTGGTGATCACCAACCCAACGCACTTTGCCGTGGCCTTGAAGTACGATCCGGCCAAGGGCAATGCGCCGATGTTGCTGGCCAAGGGTGGCGACTTCACCGCATTGAAGATTCGCGAAATCGCCAATGAGCACAAGGTCATGGTGCTGGAGTCTCCGGCGCTGGCGCGGGCGGTGTTTTACTCCACCGAGCTGGATCAGGAGATCCCCGCCGGGCTGTATCTGGCGATTGCCCAAGTGCTGGCCTATGTCTACCAACTGCGCCAGTACCAGGCGGGTAAAGGCAAGCGTCCGGGCCCTCTGCCAGATATGCCTATCCCGCCGGATCTACGCCGCGACGAGTGA
- the fliP gene encoding flagellar type III secretion system pore protein FliP (The bacterial flagellar biogenesis protein FliP forms a type III secretion system (T3SS)-type pore required for flagellar assembly.): MLRVLLVLIFSFGASLALAADPPTASTLIQSGSSPLSIPAITLSTDTEGQQEYSVSLQILLIMTALSFIPAFVMLMTSFTRIIIVFSILRQALGLQQTPSNQILVGLALFLTMFIMAPVFEQINREALQPYLSEQMPAQDAILKAEGPIKNFMLSQTRESDLELFVRLSKRTDIATPEDAPLTILVPAFVTSELKTAFQIGFMIFIPFLIIDMVVASILMAMGMMMLSPLIISLPFKIMLFVLIDGWALIMGTLAASFGGT, from the coding sequence ATGCTGCGTGTGTTGCTGGTACTGATTTTTAGCTTTGGGGCTTCGCTTGCGCTCGCCGCCGATCCGCCGACTGCCAGCACGTTGATTCAGTCGGGCAGCAGCCCCCTGTCAATTCCGGCGATCACCCTGAGTACCGATACCGAAGGGCAGCAGGAATACTCGGTTAGCCTGCAGATTCTGCTGATCATGACGGCGCTGAGTTTTATCCCGGCGTTTGTCATGCTGATGACCAGCTTTACTCGGATCATCATCGTCTTCTCGATTTTGCGTCAGGCTCTAGGGCTGCAGCAGACGCCGTCGAACCAGATACTGGTTGGCCTGGCGCTGTTTCTGACCATGTTTATCATGGCCCCGGTATTCGAGCAGATTAACCGCGAAGCCCTGCAGCCCTACCTGAGCGAGCAGATGCCGGCGCAGGATGCGATTCTCAAGGCCGAAGGGCCGATCAAGAACTTTATGCTGTCGCAGACCCGCGAAAGCGATCTGGAGCTGTTTGTACGCCTGTCGAAACGTACCGATATCGCCACGCCAGAAGATGCGCCGCTGACCATTCTGGTGCCGGCCTTCGTCACCTCCGAGCTGAAAACCGCCTTCCAGATCGGCTTTATGATCTTTATCCCGTTCCTGATTATCGACATGGTGGTGGCCAGTATCCTCATGGCGATGGGCATGATGATGCTCTCACCGCTGATCATTTCCCTGCCATTCAAGATCATGCTGTTTGTGCTGATTGATGGCTGGGCGCTGATCATGGGCACCCTGGCCGCCAGCTTCGGAGGCACCTAG
- the fliQ gene encoding flagellar biosynthesis protein FliQ, protein MTPEVAVDIVRGALWLTASIVAILVVPSLIVGLLVAMFQAATQINEQTLSFLPRLLVILLVLIFAGPWLVRELMEYTENLIMNIPQLIG, encoded by the coding sequence ATGACGCCTGAAGTCGCAGTGGATATTGTGCGCGGTGCCTTGTGGCTGACCGCTAGCATTGTCGCGATCCTGGTTGTACCCAGCTTGATTGTGGGGCTGCTGGTGGCAATGTTTCAGGCGGCCACGCAGATCAACGAACAGACCCTGAGCTTTTTGCCGAGGCTGCTGGTTATTTTATTGGTGCTGATCTTCGCCGGCCCTTGGCTGGTGCGTGAGCTGATGGAATACACCGAGAACCTGATCATGAACATTCCGCAGCTGATCGGCTGA
- the fliN gene encoding flagellar motor switch protein FliN: MADANENIEDGEEASSPEEQALADEWAAALSEAGDAGQDDIDAMLAASNSAPAVPRAPMEEFGSAPKMNLPVNLDGPNLDVILDIPVSISMEVGNTDITIRNLLQLNQGSVIELDRLAGEPLDVLVNGTLIAHGEVVVVNEKFGIRLTDVISPSERIKKLR; encoded by the coding sequence ATGGCAGACGCAAACGAAAATATAGAAGACGGCGAAGAAGCCAGCTCCCCTGAAGAACAGGCGCTGGCGGATGAGTGGGCAGCTGCATTGTCCGAGGCCGGCGATGCCGGGCAGGATGATATCGACGCCATGCTCGCCGCGAGCAATTCCGCGCCGGCGGTTCCGCGCGCCCCCATGGAGGAGTTTGGTAGTGCGCCGAAGATGAATCTGCCAGTGAACCTAGATGGGCCGAATCTGGATGTGATTCTGGATATCCCGGTGTCGATTTCCATGGAAGTCGGCAATACCGATATCACCATTCGCAACTTGCTGCAGTTGAACCAGGGCTCGGTGATTGAGCTGGATCGTCTGGCCGGTGAGCCACTGGATGTTCTGGTCAACGGCACCCTGATTGCTCACGGCGAGGTGGTGGTGGTGAATGAGAAGTTTGGCATTCGCCTGACCGACGTGATCAGCCCCAGCGAACGCATCAAGAAGTTGCGCTAA
- a CDS encoding flagellar hook-length control protein FliK, producing MSVAPDLLLKSAPEVKPRAAASKPPEKTAQTNKNEASSFSQVYAKERQAKAAERNDASAKPARESKTTEKPDDDPQVVAATGQSEVADSGKPLPSEPENQGAALDPLLLLGITGELPAEEAQELTLDSQPAPLLVTSGLTSSGPASLTEASFDAELDALNQLPAVRMALEIGAKEKALAEQAASPLGQASLASQSASQNMLASQVVQDEMPIGGDALELPELELEVLTGKSLEALKEGTANNTPENFVSKLNALTQAIGQQNSLSARAPVVGQPVPMQQGGWSEAVVDRVMVMSSQNLKSAEIQLDPAELGRLEVRISVSQEQSQVTFASPHAGVREALDAQMHRLRELFAQQGMNQLDVSVSDQSLSRGWQGQGGGDERGRGGASGESLGGDEELHLSAVESTRATSGGVRGLVDYYA from the coding sequence ATGTCCGTTGCCCCCGATTTGTTGCTCAAGTCGGCACCTGAAGTAAAGCCCAGGGCTGCTGCATCAAAACCGCCGGAAAAAACCGCGCAGACCAATAAGAACGAGGCCTCCAGCTTCTCCCAGGTGTATGCCAAGGAGCGACAGGCTAAGGCCGCAGAGCGTAACGACGCATCTGCCAAACCGGCGCGCGAAAGCAAAACCACAGAAAAGCCAGACGATGATCCGCAGGTCGTTGCCGCCACCGGGCAGAGTGAGGTTGCCGATAGCGGCAAGCCTTTGCCGAGTGAGCCGGAAAACCAGGGGGCTGCGCTTGATCCGCTGTTATTGCTCGGTATCACCGGCGAGTTGCCGGCGGAAGAGGCGCAAGAGCTCACCCTCGATAGCCAGCCGGCGCCCTTGTTGGTGACTAGCGGGTTGACCAGCTCGGGGCCGGCGAGCCTGACCGAGGCCAGCTTCGATGCTGAACTGGATGCGCTCAACCAATTGCCAGCGGTGCGCATGGCGTTGGAAATAGGCGCGAAGGAAAAAGCCCTGGCGGAGCAAGCGGCTTCACCGCTGGGTCAGGCCAGCCTGGCGAGCCAAAGTGCCAGCCAGAACATGCTGGCCAGTCAGGTGGTGCAAGACGAGATGCCCATAGGGGGAGATGCGCTTGAGTTGCCGGAGCTAGAGCTTGAAGTCCTCACAGGCAAAAGCCTTGAGGCCCTGAAGGAAGGCACGGCGAACAATACCCCAGAGAACTTCGTCAGCAAGCTCAATGCGTTGACTCAGGCCATTGGCCAACAGAATTCGCTGTCTGCACGAGCGCCGGTGGTTGGGCAGCCGGTGCCAATGCAGCAGGGCGGTTGGAGTGAGGCGGTGGTGGATCGCGTGATGGTGATGTCCAGCCAGAACCTTAAGTCCGCCGAGATTCAGCTCGACCCCGCTGAGCTGGGGCGTCTGGAAGTGCGTATCAGCGTCAGCCAAGAACAAAGCCAAGTGACCTTCGCCAGCCCGCATGCAGGGGTGCGTGAGGCGCTGGATGCGCAGATGCATCGCCTGCGTGAGCTGTTTGCCCAGCAAGGCATGAACCAGCTGGACGTAAGCGTCTCCGATCAGTCGCTCAGCCGTGGCTGGCAAGGGCAGGGTGGTGGCGATGAGCGAGGGCGTGGAGGTGCCTCCGGTGAGTCGCTTGGCGGGGATGAGGAGCTGCATTTGAGCGCAGTTGAATCAACCCGCGCGACCTCTGGCGGTGTTCGTGGCTTGGTTGATTACTACGCCTGA